The following coding sequences are from one Streptomyces sp. NBC_01232 window:
- the hemB gene encoding porphobilinogen synthase produces MSAYGSFPGSRPRRLRTTPAMRRMVAENRLHPSDLILPAFVREGISEPLAISAMPGVVQHTRDTLRKAAVEAVEAGVSGIMLFGVPADENKDALGTAGTEPDGILQVAIRDVKAEVGDDLVIMSDLCLDEYTDHGHCGVLDENGRVDNDATLERYAEMAQVQADAGVHVVGPSGMMDGQVGVIRDALDETGHEDVSILAYTAKYTSAFYGPFREAVASSLQGDRKTYQQDPANARESLRELALDLEEGADMVMVKPAGPYLDILHRVAQAVDVPVAAYQISGEFAMIEAAAEKGWIERDRAILETLLGIKRAGADTILTYWATEVAGWLRETR; encoded by the coding sequence ATGAGCGCGTACGGATCCTTCCCCGGTTCGCGGCCCCGCCGGCTGCGCACCACCCCGGCGATGCGGCGGATGGTCGCGGAGAACCGGCTGCACCCCTCGGACCTGATCCTCCCGGCGTTCGTCCGGGAGGGCATCAGCGAGCCCCTGGCGATCTCCGCGATGCCGGGCGTCGTGCAGCACACCCGGGACACGCTGCGGAAGGCCGCCGTCGAGGCGGTCGAGGCGGGGGTCTCCGGGATCATGCTGTTCGGTGTCCCGGCGGACGAGAACAAGGACGCGCTGGGCACGGCGGGCACCGAGCCGGACGGGATCCTGCAGGTCGCCATCCGCGACGTGAAGGCCGAGGTCGGGGACGACCTGGTGATCATGTCGGACCTGTGCCTGGACGAGTACACGGACCACGGCCACTGCGGTGTGCTGGACGAGAACGGGCGCGTCGACAACGACGCGACGCTGGAGCGGTACGCGGAGATGGCGCAGGTCCAGGCGGACGCGGGCGTCCACGTGGTCGGGCCCAGCGGGATGATGGACGGGCAGGTCGGCGTCATCCGTGACGCGTTGGACGAGACCGGGCACGAGGACGTCTCGATCCTCGCCTACACGGCGAAGTACACCTCCGCCTTCTACGGTCCCTTCCGCGAGGCCGTCGCCTCCTCGCTGCAGGGCGACCGCAAGACGTACCAGCAGGACCCGGCGAACGCCCGGGAGTCGCTGCGGGAGCTGGCCCTCGATCTGGAGGAGGGTGCGGACATGGTGATGGTCAAGCCGGCCGGTCCCTACCTCGACATCCTCCACCGGGTCGCGCAGGCGGTGGACGTACCGGTGGCGGCGTACCAGATCAGCGGTGAGTTCGCGATGATCGAGGCGGCGGCGGAGAAGGGCTGGATCGAGCGCGACCGGGCCATTCTGGAGACCCTGCTGGGTATCAAGCGGGCCGGCGCCGACACGATCCTCACGTACTGGGCGACCGAGGTGGCGGGCTGGCTGCGCGAGACCCGCTGA
- a CDS encoding ABC transporter permease: MSSLALAARDCSTMLRRNLLHARRYPSLTLNLLLTPVMLLLLFVYIFGDVMSAGMGGAGRSEYIAYVVPGILLMTIGSTVIGAAVSVSTDMSEGIIARFRTMAIYRGSVLIGHVVGSVLQSIASVVLVGAVAVAIGFRSTGATALEWLAAFGLLSLFALALTWIAVGMGMASPNAEAASNSAMPLILLPLISSAFTPIDAMPGWFQPIAEYQPFTPAIETLRGLLLGTEIGHNGWLALAWSIALIALGYRWSTANFNRDPK; this comes from the coding sequence ATGAGCTCCCTCGCCCTCGCCGCCCGCGACTGCTCCACGATGCTGCGCCGCAACCTCCTGCACGCCAGGCGCTACCCGTCGCTGACCCTGAACCTGCTGCTCACCCCGGTGATGCTGCTCCTGCTCTTCGTCTACATCTTCGGCGACGTGATGAGCGCGGGCATGGGCGGCGCCGGCCGCTCCGAGTACATCGCGTACGTCGTCCCCGGCATCCTGCTGATGACCATCGGCAGCACCGTCATCGGGGCCGCCGTGTCCGTGTCCACCGACATGTCCGAAGGGATCATCGCCCGCTTCCGCACGATGGCGATCTACCGCGGCTCCGTACTCATCGGACACGTCGTCGGCAGCGTCCTGCAGTCCATCGCCAGCGTGGTCCTCGTCGGCGCCGTCGCCGTGGCCATCGGCTTCCGCTCCACCGGCGCCACCGCCCTGGAATGGCTCGCGGCCTTCGGACTGCTCTCGCTCTTCGCCCTGGCGCTCACCTGGATCGCCGTCGGCATGGGCATGGCCAGTCCCAACGCCGAGGCCGCCAGCAACAGCGCGATGCCGCTGATCCTGCTGCCGCTCATCTCCAGCGCCTTCACCCCGATCGACGCGATGCCGGGCTGGTTCCAGCCGATCGCCGAGTACCAGCCCTTCACACCCGCCATCGAGACCCTGCGCGGCCTGCTCCTGGGCACCGAGATCGGCCACAACGGCTGGCTCGCCCTCGCCTGGTCCATCGCCCTGATCGCCCTCGGCTACCGCTGGTCGACGGCGAACTTCAACCGCGACCCGAAGTAA
- a CDS encoding ATP-binding cassette domain-containing protein, with the protein MSDLAIAANGLRKSYGDKTVLDGIDLAVPEGTIFSLLGPNGAGKTTAVKILSTLVTPDAGDLYVAGHNLATRPQAVRASIGVTGQFSAVDGLITGEENMLLLADLHRLSKHEGRRVTSELLERFDLVEAAKKPASTYSGGMKRRLDIAMTLVGSPRIIFLDEPTTGLDPRSRHTMWQIIRELVTGGVTVFLTTQYLEEADQLADRIAVLNDGKIAAEGTAEELKRLIPGGHVRLRFTDPAAYRSAVLALGEVTRDEESLSLQIPSDGSQRELRAVLDRLDAAGIEADELTVHTPDLDDVFFALTGGGTRIPHQTQENAR; encoded by the coding sequence ATGAGCGACCTGGCGATCGCGGCGAACGGGCTGCGCAAGTCCTACGGCGACAAGACCGTCCTCGACGGCATCGACCTGGCCGTCCCCGAAGGGACGATCTTCTCCCTGCTCGGCCCGAACGGCGCCGGCAAGACCACCGCCGTCAAGATCCTCTCCACCCTCGTCACCCCCGACGCCGGCGACCTGTACGTCGCCGGCCACAACCTGGCCACCCGCCCCCAGGCGGTCCGCGCCTCGATCGGTGTCACCGGCCAGTTCTCCGCCGTCGACGGGCTGATCACCGGCGAGGAGAACATGCTCCTCCTCGCCGACCTGCACCGCCTGTCCAAGCACGAGGGGCGGCGGGTCACCTCCGAACTCCTGGAACGCTTCGACCTCGTCGAAGCCGCGAAGAAGCCCGCCTCCACCTACTCCGGCGGCATGAAGCGCCGCCTCGACATCGCCATGACCCTGGTCGGCAGCCCGCGGATCATCTTCCTCGACGAACCGACCACCGGCCTCGACCCGCGCAGCCGCCACACCATGTGGCAGATCATCCGCGAGCTCGTCACCGGCGGCGTGACCGTCTTCCTCACCACCCAGTACCTGGAGGAGGCCGACCAGCTCGCCGACCGCATCGCCGTCCTCAACGACGGGAAGATCGCCGCCGAGGGCACCGCCGAAGAACTCAAGCGCCTCATCCCCGGCGGACACGTCCGGCTCCGCTTCACCGACCCGGCCGCCTACCGCTCCGCCGTCCTCGCCCTGGGCGAGGTGACCCGGGACGAGGAGTCCCTCTCCCTGCAGATCCCCAGCGACGGCAGCCAGCGCGAGCTGCGCGCCGTCCTCGACCGGCTCGACGCGGCCGGCATCGAGGCGGACGAGCTGACCGTCCACACCCCCGACCTCGACGACGTGTTCTTCGCCCTCACCGGCGGCGGCACCCGCATCCCCCACCAGACCCAGGAGAACGCCCGATGA
- a CDS encoding DUF4097 family beta strand repeat-containing protein, translated as MQKFATPTPVTTVLDIPAGRIRFIAADRADTTVEILPADASKGRDVKAAEQTTAAYADGVLRIAAAPAKNRILGNSGSVEVTVQLPAGSRIEAKAASAEFRGVGRLGEVTYEAAHGTVKLDETAGARLTLQAGDITVGRLAGNAAISTQKGDLHITEATGGDLELSTLSGDVNVGAARGVSASLDAGTTYGRIHNTLKNSGAAGLTIRATTAHGDITARSL; from the coding sequence ATGCAGAAGTTCGCCACCCCGACCCCGGTCACCACCGTCCTGGACATCCCCGCCGGACGCATCCGGTTCATCGCCGCCGACCGGGCCGACACCACCGTCGAGATCCTCCCCGCCGACGCCTCCAAGGGCCGCGACGTCAAGGCCGCCGAGCAGACCACCGCCGCATACGCGGACGGCGTCCTGCGGATCGCGGCAGCGCCGGCCAAGAACCGCATCCTCGGCAACTCCGGTTCCGTCGAGGTCACCGTGCAGCTCCCCGCCGGCTCCCGCATCGAAGCCAAGGCCGCCAGCGCCGAGTTCCGCGGCGTCGGACGCCTGGGCGAGGTCACCTACGAAGCCGCCCACGGCACCGTCAAGCTCGACGAGACCGCCGGCGCCCGCCTCACCCTCCAGGCCGGCGACATCACCGTCGGCCGCCTCGCAGGCAACGCCGCGATCAGCACCCAGAAGGGCGACCTCCACATCACCGAGGCCACCGGCGGAGACCTCGAACTCTCCACCCTCTCCGGCGATGTGAACGTCGGCGCCGCCCGCGGAGTCTCCGCCTCCCTCGATGCCGGCACCACCTACGGCCGCATCCACAACACCCTCAAGAACAGCGGCGCCGCCGGCCTGACGATCCGCGCCACCACCGCCCACGGCGACATCACCGCCCGCAGCCTCTAA
- a CDS encoding GbsR/MarR family transcriptional regulator, with protein MPGGRLTQQERQQIALGLADDLAYAEIARRLDRPTSTISREVMRNGGPNGYRADLAHRATERRAHRRQPVPRGAEAPPQAHGRDAEAVREYEEVFTDVLVRAGTPKMMARVMACLYITDSGSLTAAELVQRLQVSPASISKAITFLEGQGLVRRERDERRRERYFVDDDVWYQATIASARVNEQIIATARQGVSILGPDTPAANRLENIARFMDFVSEGITRAAEQARAVLHTKPATPPDDEA; from the coding sequence ATGCCGGGAGGCAGGCTCACCCAGCAGGAACGCCAGCAGATCGCGCTGGGACTGGCCGACGACCTCGCGTACGCCGAGATCGCCAGGCGTCTGGACCGTCCGACCTCGACGATCTCGCGCGAGGTCATGCGCAACGGCGGCCCCAACGGCTACCGCGCCGACCTGGCCCACCGCGCCACCGAACGCCGCGCCCACCGCAGGCAGCCCGTGCCCCGAGGAGCCGAGGCGCCTCCGCAGGCCCACGGGCGCGACGCCGAGGCGGTGCGCGAGTACGAGGAGGTGTTCACCGACGTCCTCGTCCGGGCGGGGACGCCGAAGATGATGGCCCGGGTGATGGCCTGCCTGTACATAACGGACTCGGGCAGCCTCACCGCGGCCGAACTCGTCCAGCGCCTCCAGGTCAGCCCGGCGTCCATCTCCAAGGCGATCACGTTCCTGGAGGGCCAGGGCCTCGTCCGCAGGGAACGCGACGAACGCCGCCGCGAGCGGTACTTCGTCGACGACGACGTCTGGTACCAGGCGACGATCGCCTCGGCCCGTGTCAACGAGCAGATCATCGCGACCGCCCGCCAGGGCGTGAGCATCCTCGGCCCCGACACCCCGGCCGCCAACCGCCTGGAGAACATCGCCCGTTTCATGGACTTCGTCTCCGAGGGCATCACCCGCGCCGCGGAACAGGCCCGCGCGGTCCTCCACACGAAGCCCGCGACACCCCCGGACGACGAGGCCTGA
- a CDS encoding DUF1876 domain-containing protein, which produces MATLVGWHVELEFTEEGHRTSAAALVRLGDGSEIKARGYALRHPSDPEQLRVGEEIAGARALMDLASQMLQKAHAEIDEATGRHSYPLNR; this is translated from the coding sequence ATGGCCACGCTCGTCGGGTGGCATGTGGAGCTCGAATTCACCGAGGAGGGCCACCGCACCAGTGCGGCGGCCCTGGTCAGGCTCGGGGACGGCTCCGAGATCAAGGCGCGGGGCTATGCCTTGCGCCATCCCTCCGACCCGGAGCAGCTGAGGGTCGGGGAAGAGATCGCGGGCGCTCGCGCGCTCATGGATCTCGCGTCGCAGATGTTGCAGAAGGCCCACGCCGAGATCGACGAGGCGACGGGCCGTCATTCGTACCCGCTCAACCGCTGA
- a CDS encoding ABC transporter permease translates to MPVSAFALAGRSLRISSRRPDALIAALMLPVMLMLIFVYFFGGAIDTGTAYVTYVVPGAMLLCAGFGAASTAVSVSEDMTNGVIDRFRSLDIGGIPILAGHVAASVVRNLISTALVLAVALAIGFRPQAGPAAFLAAAALLLTYITAISWLAAALGLLAKSPEAAGGFTFLMMFLPYPSSAFVPIETMPGWLHGFADHQPLTPVIESLRALLLDQPAGDAPWIALTWCAAITAAAVTLAGILFGTRTR, encoded by the coding sequence ATGCCCGTGAGCGCCTTCGCCCTGGCAGGCCGCAGCCTGCGCATCAGCAGCCGCCGGCCCGACGCGCTGATCGCCGCGTTGATGCTGCCCGTCATGCTGATGCTGATCTTCGTCTACTTCTTCGGCGGGGCCATCGACACCGGGACGGCGTACGTGACGTACGTGGTCCCTGGCGCCATGCTGCTCTGCGCGGGGTTCGGCGCGGCCTCCACCGCCGTCAGCGTCAGCGAGGACATGACGAACGGGGTCATCGACCGCTTCCGCTCCCTCGACATCGGCGGCATCCCGATCCTCGCCGGGCACGTCGCGGCCTCCGTGGTGCGCAACCTGATCTCCACCGCCCTGGTCCTCGCCGTCGCCCTCGCGATCGGCTTCCGGCCCCAGGCGGGCCCGGCCGCCTTCCTCGCCGCGGCCGCCCTGCTGCTGACGTACATCACGGCGATCTCGTGGCTGGCGGCCGCGCTCGGGCTGCTCGCCAAGTCACCGGAGGCTGCAGGCGGGTTCACCTTCCTGATGATGTTCCTGCCGTACCCGTCCAGCGCGTTCGTCCCCATCGAGACGATGCCCGGCTGGCTCCACGGCTTCGCCGACCACCAGCCGCTGACCCCGGTGATCGAATCCCTGCGCGCCCTGCTCCTCGACCAGCCCGCCGGGGACGCCCCGTGGATCGCCCTGACCTGGTGCGCGGCCATCACGGCCGCGGCGGTGACCCTGGCGGGCATCCTCTTCGGCACCCGGACCCGCTGA
- a CDS encoding ABC transporter ATP-binding protein translates to MTAHASGGLGIHATGLTKSYGDLRVLDGIDLPVPRGSVLALLGPNGAGKTTTVRILATLTAADSGTVRIAGHDTATERSRVRELISLTGQFAAVDELLTGAETLRMMGRLAGLSPRAARSRADELLARFGLTEAAGRTAKTYSGGMRRRLDLAASLVSRPEVIFLDEPTNGLDPRSRQDVWDLVRELRADGTTVLLTTQYLEEADRLADRVAVLADGRIAAEGTPSALKSRVAGHRLDLTLTDRAAYDTLSPRAVHRAPDELTLGLATDGSASHVRALLDELDPDRTAVDRFTLRSATLDDVFLALTGAHR, encoded by the coding sequence ATGACCGCACACGCCTCCGGCGGCCTCGGCATCCACGCGACCGGCCTCACCAAGTCCTACGGCGACCTCCGCGTCCTGGACGGCATCGACCTGCCCGTCCCGCGCGGCAGCGTCCTCGCCCTCCTCGGTCCCAACGGCGCCGGCAAGACCACCACCGTCCGGATCCTGGCCACCCTCACCGCCGCCGACTCCGGCACCGTCCGCATCGCCGGGCACGACACCGCCACCGAACGCTCCCGGGTCCGCGAACTGATCTCCCTCACCGGCCAGTTCGCCGCCGTGGACGAGCTCCTGACCGGCGCCGAGACCCTGCGCATGATGGGCCGCCTGGCCGGGCTCTCCCCGCGCGCCGCGCGCAGCCGTGCCGACGAGCTCCTCGCCCGGTTCGGCCTCACGGAAGCGGCCGGCCGCACGGCGAAGACGTACTCGGGCGGTATGCGGCGGCGGCTCGACCTCGCCGCGAGCCTCGTCTCGCGCCCCGAGGTGATCTTCCTCGACGAGCCGACCAACGGCCTCGACCCGCGCAGCCGCCAGGACGTGTGGGACCTCGTAAGGGAACTGCGCGCCGACGGCACCACCGTCCTGCTGACCACCCAGTACCTGGAGGAGGCCGACCGGCTCGCCGACCGCGTCGCCGTCCTCGCCGACGGACGGATCGCCGCCGAGGGCACGCCCTCCGCCCTCAAGTCGCGCGTCGCCGGCCACCGGCTGGACCTCACGCTGACGGACCGGGCCGCCTACGACACCCTCAGCCCGCGCGCGGTCCACCGCGCCCCGGACGAGCTCACCCTCGGCCTCGCCACCGACGGGAGCGCCTCCCACGTCCGGGCGCTGCTCGACGAACTCGACCCGGACCGCACCGCGGTCGACCGCTTCACCCTGCGCAGCGCCACCCTCGACGACGTCTTCCTCGCCCTGACGGGAGCCCACCGATGA
- a CDS encoding TetR/AcrR family transcriptional regulator gives MAEEDSETGLPASLEMAWGLRERPGKGPRPTLTLPKIVEAAVTLAASEGMDAVSMGRVAKELGVSTMSLYRYVTAKEELYILMSDAGVGAPPPVAAGEGAGWRELLSEWAYAQRAVLMANSWILRIPLTGAPVSPNQLAWMERGLASMAGTGLKEGEKLSTIILIGGLVRNEATMAADMIDAIVKSGAAPDQVMAQYLRTLRLMTGPDTHPAVTRLLESDAFSGAGEPDFQFGFGLTRILDGLADLIAERAVR, from the coding sequence ATGGCGGAAGAGGACAGCGAGACCGGGCTCCCGGCGAGCCTGGAGATGGCCTGGGGCCTGCGCGAACGCCCCGGCAAGGGGCCGCGCCCCACGCTCACGCTGCCGAAGATCGTGGAGGCTGCCGTGACGCTGGCCGCGAGTGAGGGCATGGACGCCGTCTCCATGGGCCGGGTGGCCAAGGAGCTGGGCGTCTCGACGATGTCCCTCTACCGGTACGTCACGGCGAAGGAAGAGCTCTACATCCTGATGTCGGACGCGGGCGTCGGCGCCCCGCCGCCGGTCGCCGCCGGCGAAGGCGCGGGTTGGCGGGAGCTGCTCTCGGAGTGGGCGTACGCGCAGCGGGCCGTCCTGATGGCCAACTCCTGGATCCTGCGCATCCCGCTCACCGGGGCACCCGTCAGCCCGAACCAGCTCGCCTGGATGGAACGCGGGCTCGCCTCGATGGCCGGCACGGGTCTGAAGGAGGGCGAGAAGCTCTCCACGATCATCCTGATCGGCGGCCTGGTCCGGAACGAGGCCACCATGGCGGCGGACATGATCGACGCGATCGTGAAGTCCGGGGCCGCCCCGGACCAGGTGATGGCGCAGTACCTGCGGACCCTGCGGCTGATGACCGGCCCGGACACGCACCCGGCCGTGACGCGGCTACTGGAATCCGACGCGTTTTCGGGCGCCGGCGAGCCCGACTTCCAGTTCGGCTTCGGCCTGACCCGCATCCTGGACGGCCTGGCGGACCTGATCGCCGAGCGGGCCGTTCGCTGA
- a CDS encoding DUF397 domain-containing protein codes for MSTELKWFKSSHSGGDGDACLEMATGPDTVHVRDSKVQDGPVLELTPASWAQLTGWVSR; via the coding sequence ATGAGCACCGAACTGAAGTGGTTCAAGTCCAGCCACAGCGGCGGCGACGGCGATGCATGCCTCGAAATGGCCACCGGTCCGGACACGGTCCACGTCAGGGACTCGAAGGTCCAGGACGGCCCCGTCCTGGAGCTCACCCCGGCGAGCTGGGCGCAGCTGACCGGCTGGGTCAGCCGGTAG
- a CDS encoding helix-turn-helix domain-containing protein, translating to MKMVGAMVAAARIAKNLTQKQLGELVRLDAETIASIEQGRRALMPNVAELMDLHLGLPGLLTVAALELPEIDTTPPWAEEYLALELKAITLSWYEGQRVPGLLQTEGYARSLFRCRVPAHPSETIEELTARRMARQEILHRKTPPTLSFIIWEPAVRHRIGGREVHGELLRHLLACTELPDVSIQVMPLDQSAHAALDGPFILLETPTHQHLGYSESQRGSRLISDPEEVSIMARRYAMLRTQALNTVQTQGLLDRLLGEL from the coding sequence ATGAAGATGGTCGGAGCGATGGTGGCCGCCGCCCGCATCGCCAAGAACCTGACCCAGAAGCAACTGGGAGAGCTCGTACGGCTCGATGCGGAGACCATCGCCTCCATCGAACAGGGCAGGCGTGCCCTGATGCCGAATGTCGCCGAGCTGATGGATCTCCACCTGGGCCTGCCGGGCCTGCTGACGGTGGCGGCGCTGGAACTACCCGAGATCGACACGACACCGCCCTGGGCCGAGGAGTACTTGGCTCTTGAGCTCAAGGCCATCACCCTGTCCTGGTACGAAGGCCAGCGGGTGCCGGGGCTCCTCCAAACGGAGGGCTATGCCCGGTCCCTTTTCAGGTGCCGAGTACCGGCGCACCCCTCGGAAACCATCGAGGAGCTGACCGCCCGCCGCATGGCCCGGCAGGAGATCCTGCACCGCAAGACGCCACCGACCCTGAGCTTCATCATCTGGGAGCCCGCCGTCCGCCACCGCATCGGCGGCCGGGAGGTCCACGGTGAGCTCCTCCGCCACTTGCTCGCCTGTACGGAACTTCCCGACGTTTCCATCCAGGTGATGCCGCTGGACCAGTCCGCCCACGCAGCCCTCGACGGCCCCTTCATCCTCCTGGAAACCCCCACCCACCAGCACCTCGGATACTCGGAGAGCCAGCGTGGCAGCAGGCTCATCTCAGACCCCGAGGAGGTCAGCATCATGGCTCGCCGGTATGCGATGCTGCGGACTCAGGCCCTCAACACCGTCCAGACACAGGGCCTGTTGGACCGCCTGCTAGGAGAGCTATGA
- a CDS encoding ATP-binding protein — translation MRERLHPRSPRTVPAARQFTRDTLQAWGAVDRLDDMLLCVSELATNALRYGVPSGRGYLLRLFGFEDATLRIEVHDSGPGLSRITGRPHGRGLTLVAALADDWGVLARTPGKVVWCEFRTGRAHGEGVPRAPGRVTRAAPASSP, via the coding sequence GTGCGTGAGCGGCTCCACCCGCGCTCGCCCCGAACCGTCCCAGCTGCGCGCCAGTTCACACGTGACACCTTGCAGGCGTGGGGCGCCGTCGACCGCCTCGACGACATGTTGCTCTGCGTGAGCGAGCTCGCGACCAATGCCCTGCGGTACGGCGTCCCGTCCGGCCGCGGGTACCTGCTGCGGCTGTTCGGCTTCGAGGACGCGACCCTGCGCATCGAGGTGCACGACAGCGGGCCCGGGCTGTCCCGGATCACCGGGCGGCCGCACGGGCGCGGCCTCACCCTCGTCGCCGCGCTCGCCGACGACTGGGGGGTGCTGGCGCGGACCCCCGGGAAGGTCGTCTGGTGCGAGTTCCGGACGGGGAGGGCGCACGGGGAGGGCGTCCCCCGTGCGCCCGGCCGCGTTACGCGGGCTGCTCCGGCATCGTCGCCGTGA
- a CDS encoding VOC family protein, translating into MNGPYKPGTPCWIDLMAPDQQAALDFYCGLFGWQGEVGPAEQGGYSVCTLKGRPVAGIMKAMNPDGTVPDPMPPTVWTTYLSTDAIDPTIKSVTDAHGTVLMGPMDVMDLGRMAVVADPTGAVVGLWEPGSFDGAGIVNEHGALVWNELSTSDVPAAAAFYSAVLPVSTAASTMPGAEGYTEFKAAGRAVGGMMNLDKAPPGTPPHWLPYFHVDNVDEIQAAAVGAGATALAPAFDMVAGRMAVLADPQGAPFAVITATMPEQPA; encoded by the coding sequence ATGAACGGCCCCTACAAGCCCGGCACTCCCTGCTGGATCGACCTGATGGCCCCCGACCAGCAGGCCGCCCTCGACTTCTACTGCGGCCTCTTCGGCTGGCAGGGCGAGGTCGGCCCCGCCGAGCAGGGCGGCTACTCCGTCTGCACCCTCAAGGGCCGGCCCGTCGCCGGCATCATGAAGGCCATGAACCCGGACGGCACCGTCCCCGACCCGATGCCGCCGACCGTGTGGACGACGTACCTGTCCACCGACGCCATCGACCCCACGATCAAGTCCGTCACCGACGCGCACGGCACGGTCCTGATGGGCCCGATGGACGTCATGGACCTCGGCCGGATGGCCGTCGTCGCCGACCCGACCGGCGCCGTGGTCGGCCTGTGGGAGCCGGGCTCCTTCGACGGCGCGGGCATCGTCAACGAGCACGGGGCCCTCGTCTGGAACGAGCTCAGCACGAGCGACGTCCCCGCCGCGGCCGCGTTCTACTCCGCCGTCCTGCCGGTCTCCACCGCGGCCTCGACGATGCCGGGCGCCGAGGGCTACACGGAGTTCAAGGCCGCCGGCCGCGCGGTCGGCGGGATGATGAACCTGGACAAGGCTCCCCCCGGCACTCCCCCGCACTGGCTGCCGTACTTCCACGTCGACAACGTCGACGAGATCCAGGCCGCCGCCGTGGGGGCCGGGGCCACCGCCCTCGCCCCCGCCTTCGACATGGTGGCGGGCCGCATGGCCGTTCTGGCCGACCCGCAGGGCGCCCCCTTCGCAGTGATCACGGCGACGATGCCGGAGCAGCCCGCGTAA